A stretch of the Streptococcus oralis genome encodes the following:
- a CDS encoding metallophosphoesterase family protein yields the protein MTKIAVLSDIHGNTTALEAVLADARMAEVDEYWLLGDILMPGTGRRRILDLLASLPITVRVLGNWENSLWRGLHRKLDPTIASHRYLLRQSQYILEEVSPEEIEDLNNQPMQVHRQFGDLMVGITHHLPDKNWGRELIHTGKQEDFDRLVTNPHASIAVYGHIHQQLLRYGSDGQLILNPGSIGQPFFLDAWLRKDLRAQYMILEFDEAGLSDVDFRRVDYDVEAELQLAKDLKLPYFQVYYESLVNGIHHTHNHELLGQISEQEGYDRDVELWMERDKKDWF from the coding sequence ATGACTAAAATAGCAGTTCTTTCAGATATACATGGAAATACGACAGCTCTGGAAGCTGTACTGGCTGATGCAAGAATGGCGGAGGTAGACGAGTACTGGCTTTTGGGAGATATTCTCATGCCTGGAACGGGACGTAGAAGGATCTTGGACCTCTTAGCTAGCTTGCCTATTACAGTAAGAGTTCTGGGAAATTGGGAGAATAGTCTCTGGCGAGGTCTGCATCGCAAGTTAGATCCTACAATAGCGAGTCATCGTTATCTCCTGCGTCAAAGTCAGTACATCTTAGAGGAGGTCAGCCCTGAAGAAATCGAAGACCTCAATAATCAACCCATGCAAGTTCATCGTCAGTTTGGTGATTTGATGGTGGGAATCACTCACCATCTCCCTGATAAAAACTGGGGTAGGGAGTTGATTCATACGGGAAAACAAGAAGATTTTGATAGATTGGTGACGAATCCACACGCCTCTATCGCAGTATATGGCCATATTCACCAACAGTTGCTTCGTTATGGAAGTGATGGACAGTTGATTCTTAATCCAGGTTCGATTGGGCAACCCTTCTTTTTAGATGCGTGGTTGCGTAAGGACTTGCGTGCCCAGTATATGATTTTAGAGTTTGATGAAGCAGGTTTGTCTGATGTTGATTTTCGTCGAGTGGATTATGATGTAGAAGCTGAATTGCAGTTGGCTAAGGATTTGAAGCTTCCCTATTTCCAGGTCTACTATGAAAGTTTGGTAAATGGGATTCACCATACTCATAACCACGAATTGTTAGGTCAGATTAGTGAACAAGAAGGTTATGACAGGGATGTTGAGCTTTGGATGGAAAGAGACAAGAAAGATTGGTTTTAA
- the thrS gene encoding threonine--tRNA ligase, with protein MINITFPDGAVREFESGVTTFEIAQSISNSLAKKALAGKFNGKLIDTTRAITEDGSIEIVTPDHEDALPILRHSAAHLFAQAARRLFPDIHLGVGPAIEDGFYYDTDNTAGQISNEDLPRIEEEMQKIVKENFPSIREEVTKDEAREIFKNDPYKLELIEEHSEDEGGLTIYRQGEYVDLCRGPHVPSTGRIQIFHLLHVAGAYWRGNSDNAMMQRIYGTAWFDKKDLKNYLQMREEAKERDHRKLGKELDLFMISQEVGQGLPFWLPNGATIRRELERYIVDKELASGYQHVYTPPLASVELYKTSGHWDHYQEDMFPTMDMGDGEEFVLRPMNCPHHIQVFKHHVHSYRELPIRIAEIGMMHRYEKSGALTGLQRVREMSLNDGHLFVTPEQIQEEFQRALQLIIDVYEDFNLTEYRFRLSLRDPQDTHKYFDNDEMWENAQTMLRAALDEMGVDYFEAEGEAAFYGPKLDIQVKTALGKEETLSTIQLDFLLPERFDLKYIGADGEEHRPVMIHRGVISTMERFTAILIENYKGAFPTWLAPHQVTLIPVSNEKHVDYAWEVAKKLRDHGVRADVDERNEKMQFKIRASQTSKIPYQLIVGDKEMEDGTVNVRRYGQKETQTVSVDDFVQAILADIANKSRVEE; from the coding sequence ATGATTAACATTACTTTCCCAGATGGCGCTGTTCGTGAATTCGAATCTGGCGTTACAACTTTTGAAATTGCCCAATCAATCAGCAATTCTCTAGCTAAAAAGGCCTTAGCTGGTAAATTCAACGGCAAACTCATCGACACTACTCGTGCTATCACTGAAGATGGAAGCATCGAAATCGTGACACCAGATCACGAAGACGCCCTTCCAATCTTGCGTCACTCAGCTGCTCACTTGTTCGCCCAAGCAGCTCGTCGTCTTTTCCCAGACATTCACTTGGGAGTTGGTCCAGCTATCGAAGACGGCTTCTACTACGATACTGACAATACAGCTGGTCAAATCTCCAACGAAGACCTTCCTCGTATCGAAGAAGAAATGCAAAAAATCGTCAAAGAAAACTTCCCATCTATTCGTGAAGAAGTTACTAAAGATGAGGCCCGTGAAATCTTCAAGAACGACCCTTACAAGTTGGAATTGATTGAAGAACACTCTGAAGACGAGGGTGGTTTGACTATCTATCGTCAAGGTGAGTATGTTGACCTCTGCCGTGGTCCTCACGTTCCATCAACAGGTCGTATCCAAATCTTCCACCTTCTCCATGTAGCAGGTGCTTACTGGCGTGGAAATAGCGACAATGCTATGATGCAACGGATCTACGGTACAGCTTGGTTCGACAAGAAAGACTTAAAGAACTACCTTCAAATGCGTGAAGAAGCTAAAGAACGTGACCACCGTAAACTTGGTAAAGAGCTTGACCTCTTCATGATTTCCCAAGAAGTCGGACAAGGTTTGCCATTCTGGTTGCCAAATGGTGCAACTATCCGTCGTGAATTGGAACGCTACATTGTCGACAAGGAGTTAGCTTCTGGCTACCAACACGTCTACACTCCACCACTTGCTTCTGTTGAACTCTACAAGACTTCTGGTCACTGGGATCACTACCAAGAGGACATGTTCCCAACTATGGACATGGGGGACGGTGAAGAGTTTGTCCTTCGTCCAATGAACTGCCCACACCACATCCAAGTCTTTAAACACCATGTTCACTCTTACCGTGAATTGCCAATCCGTATCGCTGAAATCGGTATGATGCACCGCTACGAAAAATCTGGTGCCCTTACTGGTCTTCAACGTGTGCGTGAAATGTCTCTCAACGACGGTCACCTCTTCGTTACTCCAGAACAAATCCAAGAAGAATTCCAACGTGCCCTTCAGTTGATTATCGATGTTTACGAAGACTTCAACTTGACTGAATACCGCTTCCGTCTCTCTCTTCGTGACCCTCAAGATACTCACAAGTACTTTGACAACGATGAGATGTGGGAAAATGCCCAAACCATGCTTCGTGCAGCCCTTGATGAAATGGGTGTTGACTACTTTGAAGCCGAAGGCGAAGCAGCCTTCTACGGACCAAAATTGGATATCCAAGTTAAGACAGCTCTCGGAAAAGAAGAAACCCTTTCGACTATTCAGCTTGACTTCTTGCTTCCAGAACGCTTTGACCTCAAATATATCGGAGCTGACGGTGAAGAACACCGTCCAGTCATGATCCACCGTGGGGTTATCTCAACTATGGAACGCTTTACAGCTATCTTGATTGAGAACTACAAGGGTGCCTTCCCAACATGGCTTGCACCACACCAAGTAACCCTCATCCCAGTTTCTAACGAAAAACACGTGGACTACGCATGGGAAGTGGCTAAGAAACTCCGTGACCATGGTGTCCGTGCTGATGTGGATGAGCGCAATGAAAAAATGCAGTTCAAGATCCGTGCTTCACAAACCAGCAAGATTCCTTACCAATTGATCGTTGGGGACAAGGAAATGGAAGACGGAACTGTCAACGTTCGTCGCTACGGACAAAAAGAAACACAAACTGTCTCAGTTGATGACTTTGTCCAAGCTATCCTTGCTGATATCGCCAACAAATCACGTGTTGAGGAATAA
- a CDS encoding sensor histidine kinase, with the protein MLDWKPFFLAYLRSRSRVFTYIFSLGFLVFLFQFLFASLGTYFLYFFLLSSFLTFLFLAWDIFAEAQVYRQEVLYAERDPKSPLECALAEKLEERESELYQKKSEAQSKLTDLLDYYTLWVHQIKTPIAASRLLVSEVSDREVKQQLEQEIFKIDSYTNLVLQYLRLESFHDDLVFEKVQVEDLVKEVVRKYALFFIQKGLTLNLHDLDKIIVTDKKWLLVVVEQILSNSLKYTKKGGLEIYMEGQELCIKDTGIGIKNSDVLRVFERGFSGYNGRLTQQSSGLGLYLSKKISEELGHQIRIESEVGKGTTVRIKFAEMKLVIE; encoded by the coding sequence ATGCTTGATTGGAAACCATTTTTTCTAGCCTATCTGCGTTCTCGCAGTCGCGTTTTTACCTATATTTTTTCATTAGGCTTTCTCGTCTTTCTCTTTCAGTTTTTATTTGCTAGTCTAGGAACTTATTTTCTTTATTTCTTTCTGCTCAGTAGTTTTTTGACCTTCTTATTTTTGGCTTGGGATATATTTGCAGAAGCTCAGGTTTACCGGCAGGAAGTACTCTATGCTGAGAGAGACCCCAAGTCTCCTTTGGAATGTGCGCTAGCAGAGAAACTCGAAGAGCGGGAGTCTGAATTGTATCAAAAGAAGTCGGAAGCTCAGAGTAAGCTGACGGATTTGCTGGATTACTACACCTTATGGGTTCACCAGATCAAGACTCCCATTGCGGCTAGTCGTCTCTTGGTATCAGAAGTTTCTGATCGTGAGGTCAAGCAGCAACTTGAACAGGAAATCTTTAAGATTGACTCCTATACCAACCTGGTGTTGCAGTATCTTCGTTTGGAGAGCTTCCACGATGACTTGGTATTTGAAAAGGTTCAAGTGGAGGATCTGGTGAAGGAAGTGGTTCGTAAGTATGCCCTTTTCTTTATCCAAAAAGGACTGACGCTCAATCTCCATGACCTTGACAAAATCATCGTGACTGATAAGAAATGGCTGTTGGTCGTCGTTGAACAAATCCTCTCAAACAGTCTCAAGTACACCAAGAAAGGTGGGTTAGAGATTTATATGGAAGGTCAGGAGCTCTGTATCAAGGATACGGGAATCGGGATTAAAAACAGCGATGTGCTCCGAGTCTTTGAACGTGGGTTTTCAGGCTATAATGGTCGTCTAACCCAGCAGTCATCTGGACTGGGCCTCTATCTATCTAAGAAAATTTCTGAAGAACTGGGTCACCAGATTCGCATCGAGTCTGAGGTCGGAAAAGGAACAACCGTACGGATCAAATTCGCTGAAATGAAGCTCGTTATTGAGTAA
- a CDS encoding response regulator transcription factor, with amino-acid sequence MHKILLVEDDQVIRQQVGKLLSEWGFEVVLVEDFMEVLSLFVQSEPHLVLMDIGLPLFNGYHWCQEIRKISKVPIMFLSSRDQAMDIVMAINMGADDFVTKPFDQQVLLAKVQGLLRRSYEFGRDESLLEYAGVILNTKSMDLHYQGKILSLTKNEFQILRVLFEHAGNIVARDDLMRELWNSDFFIDDNTLSVNVARLRKKLEEQGLAAFIETKKGIGYGLKHA; translated from the coding sequence ATGCACAAGATTTTACTAGTGGAAGATGACCAAGTTATTCGGCAACAAGTTGGGAAATTGCTCTCTGAGTGGGGATTTGAAGTCGTTTTGGTAGAAGACTTTATGGAAGTGTTGAGTTTATTTGTCCAGTCGGAACCTCATCTGGTCCTCATGGATATTGGTCTGCCTCTTTTTAATGGTTATCACTGGTGCCAGGAGATTCGCAAGATTTCCAAGGTACCTATCATGTTTCTGTCTTCGAGAGATCAGGCTATGGATATCGTCATGGCGATCAATATGGGGGCGGATGACTTTGTGACCAAACCTTTTGACCAGCAGGTTCTTTTGGCTAAGGTTCAGGGTTTGTTGCGCCGTTCCTATGAGTTTGGACGAGATGAAAGTTTGCTAGAGTATGCAGGTGTGATTCTCAATACCAAGTCTATGGACCTGCACTATCAGGGTAAAATTCTGAGCTTAACCAAGAATGAATTTCAAATTTTACGAGTTTTGTTTGAACATGCGGGCAATATTGTAGCCCGTGATGACCTGATGCGGGAACTCTGGAACAGCGACTTTTTTATCGACGACAATACCCTGTCTGTTAATGTGGCTCGTTTGCGCAAAAAGCTTGAGGAACAAGGATTAGCTGCCTTTATCGAAACCAAGAAAGGGATAGGATACGGACTGAAACATGCTTGA